In Ruminiclostridium papyrosolvens DSM 2782, the following proteins share a genomic window:
- a CDS encoding glycosyltransferase, producing MISISLCMIVKNEEETLARCLDTVKDIVDEINIVDTGSTDKTKEIASGYTDRVFDFPWTNSFADARNESYKYATKDYILYLDADDVILEADQVKFKELKETLDPSVDSVSMYYDAGTDEFGNVTLRYRRNRLVKREKNFRWYGDCHNYIEVSGKIINSEVAITHKKVRHSVGRTVSIFETKKQRGDAFSARDYFYYGNELRENGRYQEAIESYDQNLALKQGWAEDKIFACLFKGDCYRYLNDKENELTALFQSFNYAPPRAEACCRIGYNFHRSRLYKTAIFWYELATQQVPDPDRWSFIYMAYYTWYPHLQLCVCYYNIKDMQKAYEHNEKAAGYRPSDPSVLYNKELFAKMIEEGTIKP from the coding sequence ATGATAAGTATCAGTCTTTGTATGATTGTAAAAAATGAGGAAGAAACCCTTGCCCGCTGTTTAGATACTGTTAAGGACATAGTGGATGAAATCAACATTGTTGACACGGGTTCAACAGACAAGACAAAGGAAATAGCCTCCGGATATACCGACCGTGTTTTTGATTTCCCTTGGACAAACAGCTTCGCTGATGCACGAAATGAATCATATAAGTATGCTACAAAAGACTATATCCTGTACTTGGATGCGGATGATGTGATATTGGAAGCAGATCAGGTTAAATTTAAAGAGTTGAAGGAAACCCTTGACCCGTCCGTAGACTCGGTGTCTATGTATTATGATGCCGGTACGGACGAATTTGGTAATGTTACTTTAAGATACCGACGTAACCGTCTTGTTAAAAGAGAGAAAAATTTTCGATGGTATGGAGATTGCCATAACTATATAGAAGTCAGCGGAAAAATTATTAATTCAGAAGTAGCTATAACTCATAAAAAGGTACGCCATTCAGTGGGGCGAACCGTATCCATTTTTGAAACAAAAAAACAGCGTGGAGATGCCTTTAGTGCCAGAGACTACTTTTATTATGGAAATGAATTAAGAGAAAATGGTCGTTATCAGGAAGCAATAGAAAGTTACGACCAAAACCTTGCTTTAAAACAAGGTTGGGCTGAGGACAAAATATTTGCATGTTTATTTAAGGGAGACTGTTATAGGTATTTAAATGACAAAGAAAATGAGTTAACAGCTTTATTTCAATCTTTTAATTATGCGCCCCCAAGGGCAGAAGCCTGCTGTCGTATAGGATACAATTTTCACCGCAGCCGCCTGTATAAAACGGCTATTTTTTGGTATGAGCTTGCAACGCAGCAAGTTCCAGACCCCGACAGATGGAGCTTTATATATATGGCATATTACACTTGGTATCCGCATTTACAACTATGTGTATGCTACTACAACATAAAAGATATGCAAAAAGCTTATGAGCATAATGAAAAAGCCGCAGGCTACAGGCCGTCAGACCCCAGCGTTTTGTATAACAAAGAACTGTTTGCAAAAATGATAGAAGAAGGCACAATTAAGCCGTAG
- a CDS encoding NTTRR-F1 domain, whose product MPTNVIINGGFETGTFPPWNAFNSVITSAYHHSGAFSAELLDGGVTSTIYQIIAADFSNPYEFSAFLAKVGPLPNPLTTITIAYFDASYNYLGLGLAISIPHGTLPDAALNNWQQFSGTTTPAPPGTVYAIVSISKQAEPNTSNVVVDDVSLISSSGPVGPTGPTGATGATGTTGATGATGATGATGATGATGATGATGSTGATGATGATGATGATGATGATGTTGATGATGATGVTGATGSTGPTGATGATGATGATGATGATGPTGATGPTGATGATGATGATGATGATGATGATGATGATGATGATGATGATGSTGATGPTGATGATGATGATGATGATGATGSTGATGATGPTGATGSTGATGSTGATGATGATGATGATGATGATGATGATGATGSTGATGPTGATGATGATGATGATGATGSTGATGATGVTGATGATGATGATGTTGATGATGATGATGATGSTGATGPTGATGATGATGATGATGATGATGATGATGATGATGATGSTGATGATGATGATGATGATGATGATGATGATGATGATGPTGATGATGATGATGATGATGATGATGATGATGATGTTGPTGATGATGATGTTGATGATGATGATGATGATGVTGATGATGATGATGATGATGATGATGATGATGATGATGATGSTGATGATGATGATGATGATGATGATGATGTTGTTGATGATGATGATGATGATGATGATGATGPTGATGATGATGTTGATGATGATGATGATGATGATGATGATGPTGATGATGATGSTGATGATGATGATGATGATGATGATGATGATGATGATGATGATGATGPTGATGATGATGATGVTGATGATGATGATGPTGTTGATGATGPTGATGATGTTGTTGATGATGATGATGATGATGATGATGPTGATGATGATGTTGATGATGATGATGATGATGATGATGATGATGATGPTGATGATGATGATGATGATGATGATGATGATGATGATGPTGPTGPTPTLSFTEAAGPTSVLPAGVEVTVVTLNVPVTAGEDVKIDYAESIEITANANWVLNFQSRLYRDATLIDTRTVNRSQSTAGTQRFPLASTQVDTPPATATVSYTLRIFVNTATNITAATANNIDINTIVFP is encoded by the coding sequence ATGCCTACTAATGTTATAATAAATGGCGGTTTCGAAACCGGAACCTTTCCTCCCTGGAATGCGTTTAACTCGGTAATAACATCCGCCTATCACCATTCAGGTGCTTTCTCTGCGGAGTTGCTTGATGGTGGTGTAACATCTACAATCTATCAGATAATTGCTGCAGATTTTAGTAACCCTTATGAATTTTCTGCATTCCTAGCTAAGGTAGGGCCATTACCAAACCCACTTACAACTATAACTATCGCTTATTTTGATGCAAGTTATAATTATCTTGGTCTTGGTCTTGCAATAAGTATCCCTCATGGTACCCTTCCTGATGCTGCGCTTAATAACTGGCAACAATTCTCTGGTACAACCACTCCTGCACCGCCTGGAACCGTTTACGCTATTGTATCTATAAGTAAACAGGCAGAACCAAATACCTCAAATGTTGTCGTAGATGACGTATCCTTGATATCTTCATCCGGGCCTGTTGGACCTACCGGTCCTACAGGAGCTACTGGTGCAACAGGAACTACTGGTGCCACAGGGGCTACCGGAGCTACCGGAGCCACTGGTGCTACTGGCGCTACCGGAGCCACAGGTGCTACGGGTTCTACCGGAGCCACTGGTGCTACAGGAGCCACTGGTGCTACCGGAGCCACAGGCGCAACTGGTGCTACTGGAACAACTGGTGCTACCGGAGCTACGGGTGCTACGGGTGTTACTGGCGCTACTGGTTCAACAGGACCTACTGGTGCCACGGGTGCCACGGGTGCAACTGGTGCCACTGGTGCTACCGGAGCTACTGGACCTACTGGAGCAACAGGACCTACGGGTGCTACTGGCGCAACAGGTGCTACCGGAGCTACGGGTGCAACAGGTGCTACTGGTGCCACTGGTGCTACGGGCGCTACTGGAGCCACGGGCGCTACCGGAGCCACGGGCGCAACGGGTGCTACGGGTTCTACTGGTGCAACTGGACCTACTGGAGCTACGGGCGCTACCGGTGCTACAGGTGCTACAGGAGCAACAGGCGCCACTGGAGCTACTGGTTCTACAGGTGCCACGGGTGCTACCGGACCTACTGGTGCCACGGGTTCGACCGGAGCTACTGGTTCTACAGGTGCTACTGGAGCCACGGGTGCTACGGGAGCCACGGGTGCTACGGGAGCCACGGGTGCTACCGGAGCCACAGGTGCTACTGGCGCAACGGGTTCTACTGGTGCAACTGGACCTACTGGAGCTACGGGCGCTACCGGTGCTACTGGTGCTACTGGAGCTACGGGCGCAACGGGTTCTACTGGTGCAACTGGAGCCACTGGTGTTACAGGAGCCACTGGTGCTACAGGTGCAACAGGAGCCACTGGTACGACTGGAGCCACTGGCGCTACCGGAGCCACAGGTGCTACGGGCGCAACGGGTTCTACTGGTGCAACTGGACCTACTGGAGCCACTGGTGCAACGGGCGCTACCGGAGCTACGGGTGCTACTGGTGCTACCGGAGCCACGGGCGCTACTGGAGCCACGGGAGCTACGGGCGCAACGGGTGCTACGGGTTCTACTGGTGCTACCGGTGCTACGGGTGCTACTGGAGCCACTGGTGCAACGGGCGCTACCGGAGCTACGGGTGCTACGGGTGCCACGGGCGCAACGGGTGCTACTGGCGCTACCGGACCTACTGGTGCAACGGGAGCCACTGGTGCAACGGGAGCCACTGGTGCTACCGGAGCCACGGGTGCTACGGGCGCTACGGGTGCTACGGGCGCTACAGGTGCCACGGGTACTACCGGACCTACTGGTGCAACGGGTGCCACAGGTGCTACTGGAACTACTGGTGCCACGGGAGCCACAGGTGCTACTGGCGCTACAGGCGCAACGGGCGCAACGGGTGTTACCGGCGCAACGGGTGCTACAGGCGCAACGGGCGCTACAGGTGCTACGGGTGCCACTGGTGCTACCGGAGCCACGGGTGCTACCGGAGCTACGGGTGCTACGGGCGCTACAGGTGCCACAGGTTCAACAGGTGCAACAGGCGCCACTGGTGCAACGGGCGCAACGGGTGCTACCGGCGCAACGGGTGCCACAGGTGCTACTGGTGCAACAGGAACTACTGGAACCACAGGAGCTACTGGAGCCACTGGTGCTACCGGAGCCACAGGCGCAACGGGTGCTACCGGAGCTACCGGTGCTACTGGAGCAACAGGACCTACGGGTGCAACGGGTGCCACAGGTGCTACTGGAACAACTGGTGCTACCGGAGCTACTGGTGCTACTGGTGCTACTGGTGCCACTGGTGCCACGGGCGCTACTGGTGCCACGGGCGCTACTGGACCTACGGGTGCTACCGGAGCCACAGGTGCAACTGGCTCAACTGGTGCCACAGGTGCCACAGGTGCTACCGGAGCCACGGGTGCCACTGGTGCTACAGGTGCCACTGGTGCTACTGGTGCTACTGGTGCTACCGGAGCCACTGGTGCTACGGGTGCTACCGGAGCCACAGGTGCAACAGGACCTACAGGCGCAACGGGTGCTACCGGAGCCACTGGTGCTACGGGTGTAACAGGCGCTACTGGTGCTACTGGTGCCACAGGGGCCACTGGACCTACAGGCACAACGGGTGCTACTGGAGCCACTGGACCTACAGGCGCTACTGGCGCTACTGGCACAACTGGAACAACAGGCGCTACTGGCGCTACAGGCGCAACGGGTGCTACCGGAGCTACCGGAGCTACCGGTGCTACTGGAGCAACAGGACCTACGGGTGCAACGGGTGCCACAGGTGCTACTGGAACAACTGGTGCTACCGGAGCTACAGGCGCTACGGGTGCCACTGGTGCTACTGGCGCAACAGGGGCTACGGGAGCCACAGGTGCTACGGGCGCTACCGGTGCTACTGGACCTACTGGCGCTACCGGAGCCACAGGTGCAACAGGTGCTACGGGTGCTACCGGAGCAACGGGCGCTACTGGTGCTACTGGAGCCACAGGTGCAACTGGTGCAACTGGTGCTACCGGGCCTACAGGGCCTACGGGACCTACACCCACTCTGTCCTTCACAGAGGCAGCAGGTCCAACCTCAGTGCTTCCTGCCGGAGTAGAGGTTACCGTAGTTACTTTAAATGTCCCTGTTACAGCAGGTGAAGATGTGAAAATTGACTACGCAGAATCCATTGAGATTACTGCAAACGCAAATTGGGTTTTAAACTTTCAGTCACGTCTGTATAGAGATGCCACCTTGATTGATACAAGAACCGTAAACAGGTCTCAATCAACGGCAGGTACTCAAAGGTTCCCTCTGGCAAGCACGCAGGTTGATACACCGCCCGCAACAGCAACAGTCAGTTATACTCTCCGTATATTTGTTAATACAGCAACAAACATTACAGCAGCAACTGCGAATAATATAGATATAAATACTATTGTATTCCCTTAG
- a CDS encoding N-acetylmuramoyl-L-alanine amidase family protein — protein MRNIKLYLIALAVSVALGYVVASRAGIIEHTIKQPDKEVQTVSSTPLKDLTVCIDPGHGKNTVDKKQTDPIAPGAKIQKAAVASGTVGVVTKVTEADLNLTVSKKLRESLEKQGAKIIMVRETEVCGLTNVERAKLWNSSNVDLTIRIHGNGTNDSSVSGVLMMIPGNKYIKDTELLKKSKKAGELILAGVLESTKAKSKGIQETSEMTGFNWSKVPVILLEMGFMTNPEEDRLLNTDDYQNKMVAGITEGLIKYAKEK, from the coding sequence ATGAGGAATATAAAATTATACCTAATAGCCTTAGCGGTTTCTGTAGCTTTAGGCTATGTTGTTGCCAGTCGTGCCGGAATAATTGAGCATACAATAAAGCAACCGGATAAAGAAGTTCAGACGGTTAGCAGTACTCCACTTAAAGACTTGACCGTATGTATTGACCCGGGACATGGCAAAAACACAGTGGACAAAAAACAAACTGACCCTATAGCTCCCGGTGCTAAAATTCAAAAAGCTGCAGTTGCCAGTGGTACAGTGGGTGTAGTAACAAAGGTAACAGAAGCAGACCTGAATCTGACCGTATCCAAAAAGCTCAGAGAATCCTTGGAAAAACAAGGTGCAAAAATAATTATGGTCAGGGAAACCGAGGTATGCGGACTTACAAATGTAGAACGGGCAAAACTCTGGAATTCCTCTAACGTGGACCTTACCATACGCATACACGGGAATGGTACTAATGACAGCAGTGTGTCCGGTGTACTTATGATGATACCCGGAAACAAGTATATAAAGGATACAGAGCTTCTGAAAAAGAGCAAAAAAGCAGGGGAACTTATTCTGGCAGGTGTACTGGAAAGCACAAAAGCCAAATCAAAAGGTATCCAAGAGACATCTGAAATGACAGGCTTTAATTGGTCAAAGGTACCTGTAATCCTTCTGGAAATGGGTTTTATGACTAACCCGGAGGAAGACAGGCTACTTAATACAGATGATTATCAGAACAAAATGGTAGCAGGTATTACAGAAGGGCTTATCAAATATGCAAAGGAAAAATAA
- a CDS encoding hexokinase: MGFKSEIIQDVINDFEVERENMLRIANLFKETMEKSLNGEKTCLKMIPSFIGKPTGKEQGTFMAIDMGGTNFRCTKFKISNGSFEKVAEIKHKLINKEENYDLTKSDIDEKQLFGFMAESIGKLLEPEEALYLGNTFSFPCRQEGINDAYLIQWTKEITTSGVEGNNVNKLLEQALQAKNVNVKPVAILNDTVGTLLVAMYGYQTADIGSIMGTGHNTCYLENNHPLNGKKMIVNTESASYNVGLPVTKYDEIIDKNSQVPGTQLLEKMVSGYYMGSILKEACLDLYKNKAIFTSEAVNADAFFNQSINALMVENFILYPSKTQEQYNCTLEDAEVIKKLSEAILKRAVRLVAVSHMGILFHQENNGTSVKNKHVIAIDGTIYEKMPNVPNLMEEAFKEALGEDASNIEIKLVKDGSGLGAAIAAAFAVTQ, encoded by the coding sequence ATGGGGTTCAAATCTGAAATAATACAAGATGTTATTAACGATTTTGAGGTTGAAAGAGAAAACATGCTGCGTATAGCAAACTTGTTTAAGGAAACTATGGAAAAAAGCTTGAATGGTGAAAAAACCTGTCTTAAAATGATTCCTTCATTTATTGGAAAGCCTACGGGAAAAGAACAGGGTACTTTTATGGCCATCGACATGGGCGGTACTAATTTTAGATGCACCAAGTTTAAAATTAGTAACGGAAGCTTTGAGAAAGTTGCTGAAATAAAGCATAAGCTTATTAATAAAGAAGAAAATTATGACCTTACAAAGTCAGATATTGATGAAAAGCAGCTCTTTGGCTTTATGGCTGAAAGTATAGGGAAATTGCTTGAGCCGGAAGAAGCTTTGTATCTGGGAAACACATTTTCATTTCCATGCAGGCAGGAAGGAATAAATGACGCTTACCTCATTCAGTGGACCAAGGAAATAACCACCTCCGGAGTTGAGGGCAACAATGTAAACAAACTGCTTGAACAGGCATTGCAGGCTAAAAACGTAAATGTTAAGCCCGTTGCCATACTAAATGATACTGTAGGTACCTTGCTGGTAGCCATGTACGGTTATCAGACTGCTGATATTGGCTCTATAATGGGGACAGGACATAATACCTGTTATCTGGAAAACAACCATCCTCTTAATGGCAAAAAAATGATAGTAAATACTGAATCAGCCAGTTACAATGTAGGACTTCCCGTAACTAAATATGATGAGATAATAGATAAAAACAGTCAGGTGCCGGGAACACAGCTCCTTGAAAAAATGGTTTCAGGTTACTACATGGGAAGTATTTTAAAAGAGGCTTGTCTGGATTTATATAAAAATAAAGCAATTTTTACATCAGAAGCTGTTAATGCTGATGCATTTTTCAATCAGAGTATTAATGCATTAATGGTTGAGAATTTTATTTTGTATCCATCCAAAACACAAGAGCAATACAATTGTACATTAGAAGACGCCGAGGTAATAAAGAAGCTGTCCGAAGCTATTTTAAAAAGAGCAGTAAGGCTTGTGGCAGTTTCCCACATGGGGATATTGTTCCATCAGGAAAACAACGGTACTTCTGTAAAAAACAAGCATGTAATTGCAATAGACGGAACTATATATGAAAAGATGCCTAACGTTCCTAATCTGATGGAGGAAGCATTCAAAGAAGCTCTTGGGGAGGATGCATCCAATATTGAAATAAAACTGGTAAAAGATGGTTCAGGTTTAGGTGCTGCAATAGCTGCTGCTTTTGCAGTAACTCAATAA
- a CDS encoding aldo/keto reductase, with protein MRRISIGNGALTASEISLGCMRINELSEKAAANLINTALEEGIDFFDHADIYGGGKSEEVFAQAVDMCPSIREKFIIQTKCGIRQGYFDFSKEHILEAVDGSLKRLQTDYIDVLLLHRPDALVEPEEVAEAFSILQSNGKVRNFGVSNQNPMQIELLKKYLNQKIVINQLQLSITNTGMIDAGFNVNMKVDGSIDRDGSILDYCRLNDITIQPWSPFQYGFFEGVFLNNDKFPELNKKIDELAQNKGVTNTAIAIAWLLRHPANMQPIVGTTNVSRLRDICKASTIELTRQEWYEIYLAAGNKLP; from the coding sequence ATGAGAAGAATTAGCATTGGAAACGGAGCACTTACTGCTTCTGAAATTTCTTTAGGCTGTATGAGGATAAACGAACTGTCTGAAAAAGCAGCTGCTAACCTAATAAATACTGCTTTGGAAGAGGGGATAGATTTTTTTGACCATGCTGATATCTACGGTGGAGGGAAATCAGAAGAAGTATTTGCACAGGCTGTTGATATGTGTCCAAGCATAAGAGAGAAGTTTATAATTCAGACTAAATGCGGTATAAGGCAAGGGTACTTTGATTTTTCAAAAGAGCATATTTTAGAGGCTGTTGATGGAAGTTTAAAACGATTGCAGACAGATTATATAGATGTCCTGCTTCTGCATCGTCCGGATGCCCTTGTTGAACCGGAAGAAGTTGCTGAAGCCTTTTCAATTCTCCAAAGTAACGGAAAGGTAAGAAATTTCGGAGTAAGCAATCAGAACCCAATGCAGATAGAACTGCTGAAAAAATACCTTAATCAGAAAATAGTTATCAATCAGCTACAGCTTAGTATTACAAATACCGGAATGATAGATGCCGGATTCAATGTAAACATGAAAGTGGATGGCTCTATTGACAGAGACGGTAGTATACTGGACTATTGCAGGCTAAATGACATTACAATCCAGCCATGGTCACCTTTCCAATACGGTTTTTTTGAGGGAGTTTTTCTAAACAATGATAAATTCCCCGAGCTCAATAAAAAAATAGATGAACTGGCACAGAATAAAGGTGTTACAAATACAGCAATAGCTATTGCATGGCTGTTGAGACACCCTGCCAATATGCAGCCTATTGTGGGTACAACCAATGTTTCCCGTCTCAGGGATATTTGCAAGGCATCAACAATCGAGCTTACAAGGCAGGAGTGGTATGAGATATATCTGGCGGCAGGAAATAAACTCCCGTAA